In Juglans microcarpa x Juglans regia isolate MS1-56 chromosome 8D, Jm3101_v1.0, whole genome shotgun sequence, the following are encoded in one genomic region:
- the LOC121242526 gene encoding receptor-like protein kinase 7, translating into MSSTSASEHYLPYSFGLFCLVLSLVCSTVQSEELQILTKLKSALQKSNTRVFNSWESSVSVCKFAGITCNSEGSVTEIELSNQNLAGTLPLDALCQLRSLEKLSLGFNLLHGPVTKDLNNCVKLQYLDLGNNVFNGGVPDISSLTELRYLHLNNSGFSGTFPWKSLQNMKGLIRLSLGDNPLSPSPLPSEVVQLTKLDWLYLSNCNIQGTFPAGIGNLRELINLELADNNMTGEIPEEIGNLVNLWQLELYNNSFTGKLPVGLRNLTKLENFDASMNYLEGGLSELRFSTNLVSLQLFENKLTGQVPPEFGEFKKLVNLSLYTNGLTGPLPQKLGSFAKFNFIDVSENLLTGPIPPDMCKQGAMKMLLMLDNKFTGEIPANYANCPTLTRFRVSKNSLSGTVPTGIWGLPKVNIIDIASNNFRGPVTSDIKNAKSLWQLFLGNNSLSGEIPADISGATSLQSIQLNNNQFSGELPSSLGSLSSTLKALDLSHNQLSGEIPKSFSSLRLTQLDLSYNKLTGPVPESLSKGSFTGNPGLCSVRKGSVLPPCPPK; encoded by the coding sequence ATGTCGTCGACGAGTGCTTCCGAGCATTACCTCCCTTATTCTTTCGGTCTCTTTTGCCTGGTCCTCTCCCTTGTATGTAGTACTGTACAATCTGAGGAGCTTCAAATTCTCACGAAACTAAAGTCCGCGCTTCAGAAATCAAACACCAGAGTCTTCAATTCGTGGGAATCCTCCGTTTCCGTATGCAAATTCGCCGGAATCACCTGCAACTCGGAGGGCTCCGTTACAGAAATCGAGCTTTCGAACCAAAACTTGGCCGGAACTCTTCCTCTGGACGCCCTATGTCAGCTCCGATCGCTCGAAAAGCTCTCATTGGGGTTCAACCTCTTACACGGTCCGGTCACGAAAGACTTGAACAACTGCGTGAAATTGCAGTATTTGGATTTGGGAAACAATGTCTTCAACGGTGGGGTTCCCGACATATCCTCTCTCACAGAATTAAGGTATCTCCATCTGAACAACAGCGGATTCTCGGGAACTTTCCCGTGGAAATCGCTCCAAAACATGAAGGGTCTAATCCGACTTAGCCTCGGAGATAATCCTCTAAGTCCTAGTCCATTACCAAGTGAGGTGGTGCAGTTAACCAAGCTGGATTGGCTTTACCTCTCCAACTGCAACATCCAAGGAACATTCCCAGCTGGGATTGGCAATCTCAGAGAGCTAATCAACTTGGAGCTTGCCGACAATAACATGACCGGAGAGATTCCGGAAGAGATAGGGAACCTCGTCAACCTATGGCAGCTCGAGCTCTACAACAACTCGTTTACCGGAAAACTTCCCGTCGGCCTGAGAAACCTCACGAAGCTTGAGAATTTTGATGCTTCTATGAACTATCTCGAAGGTGGTCTGTCCGAATTGAGGTTCTCGACCAACCTGGTGAGTCTGCAACTTTTCGAAAACAAACTTACAGGGCAAGTACCGCCGGAGTTCGGTGAATTCAAGAAGCTGGTAAACCTTTCTCTGTACACCAACGGATTGACCGGTCCTCTGCCTCAAAAGCTCGGGTCTTTtgcaaaatttaatttcatCGACGTCTCCGAGAACCTCTTGACCGGTCCTATCCCGCCAGACATGTGCAAGCAAGGTGCCATGAAAATGCTTCTCATGCTCGACAACAAATTCACCGGTGAAATCCCAGCCAACTACGCCAACTGTCCAACCCTCACTCGTTTCAGAGTCAGCAAGAACTCGCTTTCGGGTACTGTTCCTACCGGAATCTGGGGATTGCCGAAGGTGAACATAATCGATATCGCGTCCAATAATTTCCGAGGCCCAGTCACGTCCGATATCAAGAACGCCAAGTCTCTATGGCAGTTGTTCCTCGGAAACAATAGCTTATCGGGTGAGATACCGGCCGATATCTCAGGAGCTACCTCACTTCAGTCCATCCAGTTGAACAACAATCAATTCTCTGGTGAACTCCCATCTTCTTTGGGGTCTCTATCGAGTACTCTTAAGGCTCTTGATCTCTCCCACAACCAACTTTCAGGTGAGATTCCGAAGTCTTTTTCGTCTCTCCGACTAACCCAACTCGACCTATCTTACAATAAGTTGACCGGCCCCGTGCCGGAATCTCTATCTAAGGGGAGCTTCACTGGGAACCCAGGCCTCTGCAGCGTTAGAAAAGGTTCAGTGTTGCCACCCTGTCCCCCCAAGTAG